From the Polynucleobacter sp. MWH-UH35A genome, one window contains:
- a CDS encoding amidohydrolase translates to MNRTLISKSISALVACSVPLFASAEIMVLKAANIITMNDKSPRAEAIAFDTSTKKITAVGSLKDVRASAPNATFKDLGNTVLMPGFIDPHNHPMLSGITTQAPAYWVAPYVGYKSWSDVQAKILKSDKEAKPGVPLIFNGVDRLLQQAPLPTKDVLDKLTPSGRPVIVIDNSGHAVYFNSATVKFLGWKDGKPPANPVGGSYGRNPDGTSNGVANEAAALMAVVGPLFPTAIPKPLMSGAEWYAFMASKGITSTSEHTYNSGLYKPYLALASMPNSPLRMHVYHMAIDADAGDQVAWPDPSMVRKNGIKLWADGSPWLGNVAQSFPYLENQRTKDAEIIIGPLGEKGMNYTRLQLDQMLDKYTPMGYQMSFHCNGDVGFDVVLDAYEYALTKYKLLGTDHRWRVEHLGAARADQFQRAKSLGVTVSMAPFQYIYWGDLLDGTMFKSEYGAEWQRVNDAFKADIHPSFHNDGSVSPPDTLRNIQHMVTRTTEAGNVHGANQAVTMDQALKASTMNGAYQLKRDHEIGSLEVGKYADIVELSADITTVNPNEILEKVKVQGTWLGGKKIDTAKFLKEVAALSPAEHKDAAKAALKDVHSH, encoded by the coding sequence ATGAATCGCACCTTAATTTCCAAATCTATTTCTGCATTGGTAGCGTGCTCCGTGCCACTTTTTGCCTCAGCAGAAATTATGGTCCTGAAAGCGGCAAACATTATCACCATGAATGACAAAAGTCCGCGCGCAGAAGCGATTGCTTTTGATACCAGTACAAAAAAGATTACTGCAGTTGGATCATTAAAGGATGTGCGTGCTTCAGCCCCTAATGCAACCTTTAAGGATTTGGGCAATACCGTTCTAATGCCGGGGTTCATTGATCCCCATAATCACCCCATGCTCTCGGGTATCACGACACAAGCTCCTGCTTATTGGGTTGCGCCCTATGTCGGTTACAAGTCTTGGTCAGATGTTCAAGCAAAAATTCTGAAGTCGGATAAAGAGGCAAAGCCAGGCGTGCCACTCATTTTTAATGGTGTGGATCGTTTGTTACAACAAGCACCACTTCCAACCAAAGATGTATTGGACAAACTTACTCCAAGTGGTCGCCCCGTGATAGTGATTGATAATTCTGGCCATGCGGTGTACTTTAATTCGGCAACCGTGAAATTTTTGGGATGGAAGGACGGTAAGCCACCGGCAAATCCAGTCGGAGGTAGTTACGGTCGCAACCCAGATGGAACATCCAATGGGGTGGCTAATGAAGCTGCGGCCCTGATGGCGGTAGTTGGTCCTTTATTTCCGACGGCTATTCCAAAGCCGTTGATGTCTGGTGCTGAGTGGTACGCCTTTATGGCCTCTAAAGGCATCACCTCAACCTCTGAGCATACTTATAACAGTGGCCTATACAAACCATATTTGGCGTTGGCTTCAATGCCAAATAGCCCATTAAGAATGCACGTTTATCACATGGCAATTGATGCGGATGCGGGCGATCAAGTTGCTTGGCCTGATCCGAGCATGGTACGCAAAAATGGCATTAAGCTTTGGGCCGATGGTAGCCCATGGTTGGGTAATGTGGCGCAGAGTTTTCCATATCTAGAAAATCAACGTACCAAAGACGCAGAAATCATTATTGGGCCGCTAGGTGAGAAGGGTATGAATTACACGCGCCTACAGTTAGATCAAATGTTGGATAAATATACGCCGATGGGCTATCAAATGTCATTCCACTGTAATGGGGATGTTGGTTTTGATGTGGTCTTGGATGCTTATGAGTATGCGTTGACCAAGTACAAACTCTTGGGCACTGATCACCGGTGGCGCGTTGAGCATTTGGGGGCGGCACGAGCAGATCAGTTCCAGCGGGCGAAAAGTCTAGGCGTCACAGTTTCCATGGCGCCGTTCCAATATATCTATTGGGGTGATTTGTTAGATGGCACGATGTTTAAATCAGAGTATGGCGCTGAATGGCAGCGTGTCAATGATGCATTTAAGGCTGATATCCACCCCTCTTTTCATAACGATGGTTCGGTTTCACCCCCAGATACACTCAGAAATATTCAGCATATGGTGACTCGTACCACCGAAGCTGGAAATGTCCATGGGGCTAATCAGGCGGTAACCATGGATCAGGCACTCAAAGCATCCACCATGAATGGTGCATATCAACTTAAACGCGATCACGAGATAGGTTCTCTCGAGGTTGGTAAGTATGCTGATATCGTCGAGCTCTCAGCAGACATCACTACCGTTAATCCGAATGAGATCTTGGAAAAAGTCAAAGTTCAAGGCACTTGGTTAGGGGGCAAGAAGATTGATACTGCTAAATTCTTAAAAGAAGTTGCAGCACTAAGTCCTGCAGAGCATAAGGATGCCGCTAAGGCAGCGCTGAAAGACGTCCACAGTCATTAA
- the rnr gene encoding ribonuclease R: MRKAKDLMPREADRLGTVQGHRDGFGFVIPDDGGEDIFLSEREMSRVMHGDRVNVRVLGTDRRGRPEGQIVEVVLHANKVVIGRLLNENGVLIVAPEDKRIGHDILIPPKGQGQAKLGQVVSVEIIDYPDSYRQAVGRVVEVLGEIDDPGMEIEIAVRKYGVPHEFSAAAMKEAAALPDTVQQSDLEGRIDLRDVPLVTIDGADARDFDDAVYCEPVMYGQTKAWRLIVAIADVSHYVKPGQPLDDEGLLRATSVYFPRRVIPMLPEKISNGLCSLNPGVDRLCMVCDSVVDNNGIVLAYQFYPAVMHSAQRFTYDTVWEILSNSKGPEAARFAQFRPLLGNLYSLYKILLAAREKRGAIEFETTETQIISNELGKILRIEPRIRNDAHRLIEECMLTANVCAADFIEKNKHLSLYRVHGEPSEEKLMTLRQVLRTSGLSLGGGDKPKPRDYAKLMREIKERPDANMLQSVVLRSMQQAMYQPDNEGHFGLAYPAYSHFTSPIRRYPDLLTHRVIKSILQKKSYVPVLPPKVPLNLTLPRKGKGRENAVNAKKSQSDAKAGVAKGAKPPKGANAALPIWGQLGVHCSSNERRADEASRDVEAWLKCYYMRDHLGQEYAGTVTGVANFGLFIQLENLFVEGMVHVTELGGDYFQYDEARQELRGERTGIRYRLGDRMHVLVSRVDLDARKIEFSLVKSVGAEPGGSSNRRQLLLATDTGRPNKKAASKRSRPDNKIPQKPSGINVNAAKSAGTLGVNQSKSKAARKNSKSAKPGRSVGKPAGSKPPVRNTKARRK; encoded by the coding sequence ATGCGTAAAGCAAAAGACTTGATGCCACGCGAGGCTGACCGTTTAGGAACAGTTCAGGGGCATCGAGATGGATTTGGATTTGTTATTCCCGATGATGGTGGTGAAGACATCTTTCTCTCGGAAAGAGAAATGTCACGCGTGATGCACGGCGATAGAGTCAATGTCAGAGTATTGGGAACAGATCGACGTGGTCGTCCAGAAGGACAGATCGTCGAGGTAGTGCTGCATGCCAACAAAGTAGTGATCGGTCGCCTCTTAAATGAAAACGGGGTTCTGATTGTTGCGCCAGAAGATAAGCGCATTGGTCATGACATCTTGATTCCGCCAAAGGGTCAAGGACAAGCTAAGTTAGGCCAGGTCGTTAGTGTGGAGATCATTGATTACCCAGATAGCTATCGCCAAGCGGTTGGTCGCGTTGTGGAAGTCCTGGGCGAGATTGATGATCCAGGCATGGAAATCGAAATCGCTGTCCGTAAATATGGCGTGCCCCATGAATTTTCAGCAGCTGCCATGAAAGAGGCAGCAGCATTGCCTGATACAGTCCAGCAGTCTGATTTAGAGGGTCGTATTGACCTGCGTGACGTACCTTTGGTCACCATTGATGGTGCTGATGCGCGTGACTTTGATGATGCTGTGTATTGCGAGCCGGTAATGTATGGCCAGACTAAGGCTTGGCGTCTGATTGTGGCGATTGCTGACGTATCCCATTATGTAAAACCAGGTCAGCCATTAGATGACGAAGGTTTATTGCGCGCAACTTCGGTGTATTTCCCGAGACGCGTTATACCGATGCTTCCCGAGAAAATCTCTAACGGTCTTTGCTCTCTGAACCCTGGTGTAGACCGTTTATGTATGGTGTGTGATTCGGTTGTCGATAACAACGGTATAGTTTTAGCTTATCAGTTTTACCCAGCAGTAATGCACTCGGCGCAACGCTTTACTTATGACACGGTTTGGGAAATCCTTTCCAATAGCAAAGGTCCCGAGGCTGCGCGCTTTGCACAGTTCCGTCCTTTACTGGGTAATCTGTATTCGCTGTATAAGATTTTGCTCGCTGCTCGCGAGAAGCGCGGCGCAATTGAGTTTGAGACTACTGAGACACAAATTATTAGTAATGAGCTTGGCAAGATACTGCGCATTGAGCCACGCATTCGTAATGATGCTCACCGCTTAATTGAAGAGTGTATGTTGACTGCTAACGTTTGTGCAGCAGACTTTATTGAGAAAAATAAGCACCTCAGCCTCTATCGTGTCCATGGCGAGCCATCTGAAGAGAAGTTGATGACATTACGCCAAGTCCTGAGAACCTCAGGGCTCTCATTAGGCGGCGGCGATAAGCCCAAGCCACGTGATTACGCTAAATTAATGCGTGAAATTAAAGAGCGGCCTGATGCCAATATGTTGCAGTCAGTTGTATTGCGCTCGATGCAGCAAGCCATGTACCAGCCAGATAATGAAGGCCACTTTGGTTTAGCTTATCCAGCGTATTCTCATTTCACCAGCCCGATTCGCCGTTATCCTGACTTGCTAACCCATCGGGTGATCAAGTCGATTCTGCAGAAAAAGTCTTACGTGCCAGTCTTGCCGCCTAAGGTTCCACTAAACCTCACATTGCCGCGCAAGGGTAAAGGTCGTGAGAATGCAGTGAATGCTAAAAAATCTCAAAGTGATGCTAAGGCAGGAGTCGCTAAGGGCGCTAAGCCTCCTAAAGGTGCCAATGCTGCATTACCAATCTGGGGTCAATTGGGTGTTCACTGCTCATCTAATGAGCGTCGTGCTGATGAGGCATCACGAGATGTGGAAGCATGGCTGAAGTGTTACTACATGCGTGACCATTTGGGTCAAGAGTATGCGGGCACAGTCACTGGTGTCGCTAACTTCGGCTTATTTATTCAGCTTGAGAATCTTTTTGTTGAAGGGATGGTGCATGTCACCGAACTTGGTGGAGATTACTTCCAGTATGACGAAGCGCGCCAAGAGTTGCGTGGTGAACGTACCGGTATTCGGTATCGCTTAGGCGATCGTATGCATGTGTTGGTCAGTCGCGTTGATCTTGATGCACGTAAGATTGAATTCAGTTTGGTTAAATCTGTTGGTGCCGAGCCTGGAGGGTCATCTAATCGTCGTCAGTTGTTATTGGCAACGGATACCGGTAGACCAAATAAGAAGGCAGCATCAAAAAGAAGTCGTCCTGATAACAAGATTCCACAAAAGCCTAGCGGCATTAATGTGAATGCGGCTAAATCCGCAGGTACTTTAGGGGTTAACCAGTCTAAGAGCAAAGCTGCCCGTAAGAACAGTAAGTCCGCAAAGCCTGGTAGGTCTGTCGGTAAGCCCGCAGGAAGTAAACCTCCGGTTCGCAATACTAAGGCTCGCCGCAAATAA
- the rlmB gene encoding 23S rRNA (guanosine(2251)-2'-O)-methyltransferase RlmB, with translation MKQILVGFHAVQARLRVDPDSLKSVYFDPSRRDRRMGDFLKQAEEILGERLHAADAERLHKLTGHDRHQGVVALAEKMTVARTISEVVEDVEGAQEKPLFLVLDGVTDPHNFGACLRVADGAGVDAVVIPKDRSASINATVSKVSSGASEVMPVITVTNLVRSMKEMQEAGVWLIGTDDEATKSIYDIDLTGSIGIVMGAEGEGMRRLTKENCDELVRIPMQGVVSSLNVSVASGVCLYEALRQRLAKVTK, from the coding sequence ATGAAGCAAATACTAGTTGGTTTTCATGCAGTACAAGCGCGCTTAAGGGTAGATCCAGACAGCCTAAAATCCGTGTACTTTGACCCCAGTCGGCGTGATAGACGGATGGGGGATTTTTTAAAGCAAGCCGAAGAGATTTTAGGTGAGCGTTTGCATGCGGCTGATGCTGAGCGCTTGCATAAGTTAACTGGCCATGATCGCCATCAAGGTGTAGTTGCTTTGGCTGAAAAAATGACGGTTGCTCGAACCATTTCTGAGGTGGTTGAGGATGTAGAGGGCGCTCAAGAGAAGCCACTATTTCTAGTATTAGATGGCGTAACGGATCCGCATAACTTTGGTGCCTGCCTTCGTGTGGCGGATGGCGCTGGTGTTGACGCTGTCGTAATTCCGAAAGATCGCTCTGCCTCGATTAATGCTACGGTAAGCAAGGTATCCAGTGGCGCTTCGGAAGTAATGCCAGTGATTACGGTGACTAATCTTGTTCGTAGCATGAAAGAAATGCAAGAAGCAGGTGTTTGGCTCATTGGCACCGATGATGAGGCGACCAAATCGATCTATGACATTGATCTCACAGGCTCTATTGGCATTGTGATGGGGGCCGAAGGCGAGGGTATGCGTCGTCTTACCAAGGAAAACTGTGATGAACTCGTCCGCATCCCAATGCAAGGCGTCGTTTCTAGTTTGAATGTCTCTGTTGCAAGTGGCGTATGCTTGTATGAGGCATTAAGACAGCGCTTGGCTAAAGTAACCAAGTAA
- a CDS encoding DUF2892 domain-containing protein yields the protein MKCNIGHTDRVLRMTVGVTLMGLAGFGITGPWAWIGVIPLLTGMIGNCPAYSILGINTGKK from the coding sequence ATGAAATGCAATATTGGACACACTGACCGCGTTCTGCGAATGACAGTTGGTGTCACGCTAATGGGTTTAGCTGGTTTTGGTATCACTGGCCCTTGGGCTTGGATAGGGGTTATCCCACTCTTAACCGGAATGATCGGCAATTGCCCAGCCTATTCAATACTGGGTATTAATACTGGTAAAAAGTAG
- the tal gene encoding transaldolase yields MNTTTSAQSQLDQLKNLTTVVADTGDFERMQAFRPQDATTNPSLILKAAQQSNYQALVQSVKAAHPGMHPTDLVDYILVAFGLEILKIVPGRVSTEVDARLSFDTRGTVAKAKHLIALYESHGIDRQRILIKLAGTWEGIAAAKELEAQGIHCNMTLLFSLIQAAACGAANAKLISPFVGRITDWNKAKLGSNWSDANNGGANDPGVTSVKRIFHYYKHFGIPTEIMGASFRNTSQILELAGCDLLTISPELLAELQNGNAPVEKKLDPANAKAALQAEGITQLKLDESNFRLQLNNDAMATEKLAEGIRNFCVDTEKLEALLAK; encoded by the coding sequence ACTACGGTCGTAGCTGATACAGGCGATTTTGAGCGCATGCAAGCGTTTCGGCCCCAGGATGCAACTACTAACCCCTCGCTGATTTTGAAGGCTGCTCAGCAAAGCAATTACCAAGCTTTGGTGCAATCTGTAAAAGCAGCGCATCCAGGCATGCACCCAACAGACTTAGTTGATTACATTTTGGTTGCTTTCGGCCTAGAGATTTTAAAAATCGTTCCAGGTCGCGTTTCGACCGAAGTAGATGCCAGACTCTCTTTCGACACCAGGGGCACAGTGGCTAAGGCCAAACATTTAATTGCCTTATATGAATCTCATGGCATTGATCGCCAACGTATTCTGATTAAATTAGCTGGTACATGGGAAGGTATTGCCGCTGCAAAAGAATTAGAAGCACAAGGCATCCATTGCAATATGACTCTGCTCTTTTCGCTTATTCAAGCTGCAGCTTGCGGAGCGGCGAATGCCAAACTGATCTCTCCGTTTGTCGGTCGTATTACCGATTGGAATAAAGCAAAGCTAGGCAGCAACTGGAGCGATGCTAATAATGGCGGCGCAAATGATCCAGGCGTCACATCAGTGAAGAGAATATTTCATTACTACAAACACTTTGGTATTCCTACCGAGATCATGGGCGCTAGTTTTCGCAATACCAGTCAGATATTAGAGTTAGCCGGTTGCGATCTATTAACCATTAGCCCAGAACTATTGGCTGAACTTCAAAATGGCAATGCACCTGTTGAGAAAAAACTCGATCCCGCTAACGCCAAAGCGGCATTACAAGCAGAAGGCATTACACAATTGAAGCTCGACGAATCGAATTTCCGCCTGCAACTGAACAATGATGCGATGGCAACGGAGAAATTGGCTGAGGGAATTCGAAACTTCTGCGTAGATACCGAGAAGTTGGAAGCATTACTGGCTAAGTAA